In Juglans regia cultivar Chandler chromosome 13, Walnut 2.0, whole genome shotgun sequence, the following proteins share a genomic window:
- the LOC108992292 gene encoding uncharacterized protein LOC108992292, which produces MTKGDGSEKMRGVPTDHDFTDIVLSWSLEDIENENLYKYQVENIPQSFESVRQYFGSYKHPLLEETRAQLHSTMEIISRAPFAKVIAFSESKAYGTKLYDVEVDEWRNKLTVRGQEPYKTLPGDVFVLADAKPEDVSDLQRIGRQWAFVAVTKIPEDVHEDDSPSTRFTVKALKDIEVDAGNHKSWFVIFLINTIPNKRIWKALHMRGNLQIIKKVLCTNSLIEEDCDLCPAESDGSWHEKFGTSINSKLNEPQTQTFLACLRKMHCSHKTEVELIWGPPGTGKTKIISTLLLSFFRMGYRTLTCAPTNVAITGVASSITELVSETDGSFCSLGDVLLFGNKERLKLGSDIEEIYLDHRVQRLTECLGHQTGWRHCFDSMIDLLEDCVSQYHMLLENELIIEREKSEEKEIKEESREETDASNEKYKSFLDFVRKRFVSISSSLKNCFLVFCTHLPKSYTQSNFQNMISLTGLLESFETLLFQDSVESEVLEELFSCLEVVGDTLQPLMDMPFQLQARRRECLSVLKTLQGSFNELELPMGMNKESIRDFCLQAASLLLCTASSSYKLHWVAMKPLSILVIDEAAQLKECESAIPLQLPGLRHAILVGDECQLPAMVESNISSKAGFGRSLFERMSSLGHSKHLLNIQYRMHPSISSFPNLNFYCNRILDAPNVKRKGYEKHYLPGRMFGTYSFINIVDGREEQGDVGYGWRNLVEVAVVMKILHNLYKAWVDSRQKLCIGVISPYAAQVVAIQDRLRRKYVNTDGFTVKVKSVDGFQGGEEDIIIISTVRSNRYASIGFLSNRQRTNVALTRARHCLWILGNEGTLGHSDSIWEDLVLDAKKRQCFFNADEDKDLHKALLDVKRELEQFDDLLNGDSILFRSSRWKVLFSDNFLKSFKKLKSVTRKNLVIGLLHKLSQGWRPKKGRSDPVCGSSSQIIKQFKVEDLYIVCANDIRMEWSDEVKELMYYQVLKVWDILPAEEIPKLIKRLDSMFGKYTDDFINRCKEKCLERDLEVPKSWPRTFDIVRIGNVANSENESDLVGCASDGRSYVENAKVSESLMLMKFYSFSSGVVGQLLSNKDSGELDLPFEVTDQEQEIIFFPRSAFILGRSGTGKTTVLTRKLLEKEKVFQMATELFYGVKSDNLVHSPENVVEVTLEETKRTILHQLFVTVSHKLCYAVKLQVTQLVSQLKSSVCDGDCSKGTSSNDIDDFDDAVQFTDIPDSFVGVPTMSYPLVITFHKFLMMLDGTVGNSYFERFHEVRKLNPVRVGGRSVALETFIKLKEVNYERFSLSYWPHFNAKLIPKLDSSRVFTEIISHIKGGPQAVEEGDGKLSRDDYLLLSNSRVSSLSRQEREIIYELFQNYEKMKKKNGEFDLADLVIDLHRRLRIGSYNGDKIDFVYIDEVQDLTLSQIALFKYICKNVEEGFVFSGDTAQTIARGIDFRFQDIRSLFYKKFLLESKSSGHNKREEKGIMSNIFRLSQNFRTHDGVLKLAHSVIELLYRFFPQSIDVMEPESSLVYGEAPILLESGINGNAIITIFGNSGNSIVGFGAEQVILVRDDSGRKEVAKYVGKQALVLTIVECKGLEFQDVLLYNFFGSSPLKNKWRVIYEYMKEYDLLDSTSPSAFSTKHNVLCSELKQLYVAVTRTRQRLWICENTEEFCKPMFEYWKKKCLVQVRQLDYLLAQAMQVASSSEEWRSRGMKLYHDCNYEIATMCFERAGDTYWERRSKSAGLRAKADRMRHLNPEAANVILREAADIFEAIGMCDSAARCFCESGEYERAGRLYLEKCGESKLEKAGECFSLAGCYELAADVYARGYFFPECLKVCSKGKLFDKGFEYIRYWEQDATIDVGMVGRGKVIGKIKQEFLEGCALHYYEVKDHRFMMRFVKGFHSTESMRKFLKPLGCFDELLLLEEELGNFLEAANIAKLRGEILKASDLLGKAGNFKEASMLILLFVLSSSLWTAGSKGWPLKQFTEKQELLAKAKSFAKNESNNFYACVCTEADVLSNEKTSVSVMKNSLNSSQRHKSACGEIISARKIIDAHLHTDLSKYMWEDYFVFDRIKHSDQMISRNQISVETLVHFWNFWKDHVVNIFKYLRSLETQDLNEYKQYGGFCLNYMGVWRQFREHNAIYLLLNPGADWVRDWDNRFLHQNGKLVSIDARHLASTARSYWSSEILSVGLQVLENLEALYNLSLKNNLSMFCQSRSLTHIYEVAKSLLESKYLECGYQDAKALQRFVKFSAESFFGYVFPLDWRKSLAENMFSLRGSEVSKNLLQQVILENISSRGKLTCGKIGRVVMIILGLGKLNNDLYEKILKLFDGIDGNPPWKTVIQNLCGNVDISFPHATVPDNISKSPREWSLLFRLHEALKDTFNANWMKENDYISPGCFLYLVERLLILASSFHGYFITSMSSFVEWFIYEEVDNSPNSTFVSEVQPFLGGIYESIINFVRQLLCNKKETLEWIRRSNINAKDYYPLLVFRLVAIICLVYLNSGSFLDSLSELLGRSYITEQLPSEFYDMLGRRGKHLHMNVNVLAEAFKVHNPLVIVSLGKNCSQYSCPDAIFVDMTAKPSWEDMLRVLRLRTVEASRGQIGAVEVGATCQIV; this is translated from the exons ATGACGAAGGGCGACGGTTCGGAGAAGATGAGAGGAGTTCCTACCGACCATGACTTCACTGATATTGTGCTTTCATGGTCCCTTGAAGATATTGAAAACGAAAACCTTTACAAGTACCAG GTGGAAAATATTCCACAATCCTTTGAATCAGTTCGCCAGTATTTTGGGTCATATAAACACCCCTTACTGGAAGAAACTCGTGCACAACTTCATTCGACTATGGAGATTATTTCAAGAGCCCCTTTTGCTAAAGTAATTGCATTTTCTGAATCTAAGGCATATGGAACAAAATTGTATGACGTTGAGGTTGATGAATGGAGAAACAAACTCACTGTTCGTGGCCAGGAGCCTTACAAGACATTGCCCGGAGATGTATTTGTTTTAGCAGATGCCAAACCCGAGGATGTTTCTGATTTGCAAAGAATAGGAAGGCAATGGGCTTTTGTAGCTGTCACCAAAATTCCAGAGGATGTGCATGAGGATGATAGCCCATCAACCAGATTTACAGTCAAAGCACTGAAAGACATTGAAGTTGACGCTGGGAACCATAAATCTTGGTTTGTGATTTTCTTGATAAATACAATCCCTAACAAGAGAATATGGAAAGCATTGCACATGCGGGGAAATCTACAGATTATCAAGAAAGTTTTGTGCACTAATTCTTTG ATTGAGGAAGATTGTGATCTCTGCCCTGCAGAGAGTGATGGCAGCTGGCATGAGAAATTTGGGACCAGTATAAATTCTAAACTGAATGAACCCCAAACCCAGACATTTCTGGCATGTCTTCGTAAGATGCATTGCAGCCACAAGACGGAAGTGGAACTTATATGGGGCCCTCCCGGTACAgggaaaacaaaaatcattagcACTCTGCTCTTATCGTTTTTTAGAATGGGATATAGAACTCTTACCTGTGCCCCAACAAATGTTGCAATTACAGGAGTGGCCTCCAGCATAACAGAGTTGGTGAGTGAAACTGATGGTTCGTTTTGCTCATTGGGAGATGTTCTTTTGTTTGGGAATAAGGAGCGACTCAAACTTGGTTCAGACATTGAAGAGATATATTTAGATCATCGGGTCCAAAGGCTTACAGAGTGCTTGGGACATCAGACTGGTTGGAGGCATTGTTTTGATTCAATGATTGATCTTCTTGAGGATTGTGTTTCTCAGTATCACATGCTCTTGGAAAATGAATTgataatagagagagaaaagagcgAAGAGAAAGAGATCAAAGAAGAAAGCAGGGAGGAAACTGATGCTAGCAACGAAAAGTACAAGTCATTTCTTGATTTTGTGAGAAAAAGATTCGTTTCTATTTCATCATCACTCAAAAATTGTTTTCTTGTCTTCTGTACACATTTACCCAAAAGTTACACTCAAAGCAATTTCCAAAACATGATTTCTCTAACTGGCCTACTTGAGTCTTTTGAAACCTTATTGTTTCAAGATAGTGTGGAGTCTGAAGTGCTGGAGGAGcttttttcttgtttagaaGTAGTTGGAGATACTTTGCAGCCACTTATGGATATGCCCTTCCAGTTGCAAGCAAGGAGAAGAGAATGCCTTTCTGTTCTAAAAACTCTTCAGGGTTCATTTAATGAACTTGAGCTTCCAATGGGTATGAACAAAGAATCAATAAGGGATTTTTGTCTTCAAGCGGCTTCCTTACTTTTATGCACTGCTTCAAGTTCTTACAAACTGCATTGGGTGGCAATGAAACCACTGAGCATTCTGGTTATTGATGAAGCTGCACAATTAAAGGAGTGTGAGTCAGCCATACCCCTTCAACTTCCAGGTTTAAGGCATGCTATTCTGGTTGGGGATGAGTGCCAATTACCAGCAATGGTTGAAAGCAAT ATTTCTAGCAAAGCTGGTTTTGGGAGGAGTCTATTTGAGAGAATGAGCTCACTGGGTCACTCGAAGCATCTTCTTAATATACAGTATCGAATGCATCCGTCTATAAGTTCTTTcccaaatttgaatttttattgcaACCGGATCTTAGATGCTCCGAATGTTAAAAGAAAAGGCTATGAAAAGCACTACCTTCCAGGTCGAATGTTCGGTacatattcttttataaatatagtaGATGGACGAGAAGAACAAGGTGATGTTGGGTATGGTTGGAGAAACCTGGTCGAAGTTGCTGTTGTCATGAAAATATTGCACAATTTATACAAAG CTTGGGTTGATTCACGACAGAAGCTCTGTATTGGTGTAATATCTCCTTATGCTGCTCAAGTAGTTGCAATTCAGGACAGACTTAGAAGGAAGTATGTTAATACTGATGGGTTCACAGTGAAGGTGAAGTCAGTTGATGGGTTCCAGGGTGGGGAGGAggacataataataatatcaactGTGAGATCTAATAGGTATGCATCAATTGGGTTCTTATCGAATCGTCAGAGAACGAATGTTGCTCTTACCAGGGCGAG GCACTGTCTTTGGATCTTGGGAAATGAAGGTACACTTGGTCATAGTGACTCTATCTGGGAAGACTTAGTCCTTGATGCTAAGAAACGTCAGTGTTTCTTTAATGCTGATGAAGACAAGGATTTACACAAAGCACTTTTAGATGTGAAGAGAGAGCTCGAACAATTTGATGATTTGCTGAATGGAGATAGCATACTTTTCAGAAGTTCTAGGTGGAAG GTTCTTTTCAGTGATAATTTTctgaaatcatttaaaaaattgaagtcTGTAACGAGAAAAAACTTGGTTATAGGACTTCTGCATAAACTTTCCCAGGGCTGGAGACCCAAAAAGGGAAGGTCAGATCCAGTTTGTGGAAGTTCTTCACAGATCATAAAGCAATTTAAGGTTGAAGATCTTTATATTGTTTGTGCAAATGACATCAGAATGGAATGGAGTGACGAAGTAAAGGAACTGATGTACTATCAAGTTTTGAAGGTCTGGGATATATTACCTGCAGAGGAAATTCCAAAATTAATCAAACGGCTTGATAGCATGTTTGGGAAATATACAGATGACTTTATTAATCGCTGCAAAGAGAAATGTCTTGAGAG GGATTTGGAAGTTCCGAAGAGTTGGCCAAGAACTTTTGATATTGTACGGATTGGGAATGTTGCTaatagtgaaaatgagagtgatttAGTTGGTTGCGCTTCTGATGGTAGAAGTTATGTTGAGAATGCAAAGGTTAGTGAGAGTCTGATGCTGATGAAATTCTACTCTTTCTCATCTGGTGTAGTGGGTCAGTTGCTTTCAAATAAGGATAGTGGTGAACTGGATCTTCCATTTGAAGTAACTGACCAAGAGCaggagataattttttttcctagaaGTGCTTTTATACTTGGACGGTCAGGTACTGGGAAAACCACTGTTTTGACTAGGAAGTtattagagaaagaaaaggtGTTCCAGATGGCAACAGAATTATTTTATGGTGTGAAGAGCGATAACCTTGTGCATAGCCCAGAGAATGTGGTTGAGGTGACCTTGGAGGAAACAAAGAGAACTATATTGCACCAGCTTTTTGTGACAGTGAGCCATAAACTGTGTTATGCTGTCAAACTACAGGTCACACAACTTGTTTCTCAGTTGAAAAG CTCTGTCTGTGATGGTGATTGCTCTAAAGGTACAAGTtcaaatgatattgatgattttgacGATGCAGTTCAATTCACGGACATCCCAGATTCTTTTGTTGGTGTTCCTACCATGTCCTATCCTCTTGTGATaacatttcataaatttctgatGATGCTTGATGGAACTGTGGGCAATTCCTACTTTGAAAGATTCCATGAAGTGAGAAAACTTAATCCTGTTCGAGTTGGTGGTAGATCAGTTGCCTTAGAGACCTTTATAAAGTTGAAGGAAGTTAATTATGAGAGGTTTAGTTTATCATACTGGCCCCATTTCAATGCCAAGCTAATTCCAAAGCTTGACTCTTCCAGAGTTTTCACAGAGATTATTTCTCATATTAAAGGTGGCCCACAAGCTGTAGAGGAAGGTGATGGTAAGCTCAGTCGTGACGACTATCTTTTACTATCAAATAGCCGTGTTTCCAGTTTAAGTAGacaggagagagaaataatatatgAGCTCtttcaaaattatgaaaagatgaagaaaaaaaatggtgagTTTGATCTAGCTGATCTTGTGATAGATCTACATCGTCGTTTGAGAATTGGAAGCTACAATGGTGataaaattgattttgtatACATAGATGAGGTTCAGGATCTTACATTGAGCCAAATTGCGTTATTCAAATATATCTGCAAAAATGTTGAAGAAGGTTTTGTTTTCTCCGGTGATACAGCACAAACTATTGCAAGGGGAATTGATTTTAGGTTCCAGGATATACGATCTCTATTCTACAAGAAGTTTCTACTGGAATCAAAAAGCAGTGGTCAtaataaaagagaagaaaaaggaataaTGTCAAATATTTTCCGTCTGAGCCAGAACTTCCGTACTCATGATGGGGTTCTCAAACTAGCACACAGTGTTATCGAACTTCTATATCGTTTCTTTCCTCAATCGATTGATGTTATGGAGCCTGAGAGTAGTCTTGTGTATGGAGAAGCTCCGATTTTGCTTGAATCAGGGATCAATGGAAATGCAATCATCACTATTTTTGGAAATAGTGGAAATAGTATTGTTGGCTTTGGTGCGGAGCAGGTAATATTGGTACGGGATGATTCTGGTCGGAAGGAAGTTGCCAAATATGTTGGGAAGCAAGCTCTTGTTCTAACTATTGTGGAGTGTAAGGGCCTTGAGTTTCAG GATGTATTGTTGTACAACTTTTTTGGCTCATcacctttgaaaaataaatggagggtaatatatgaatatatgaaGGAATACGATTTGCTCGACTCAACTTCACCTAGCGCCTTTTCCACCAAACACAATGTCTTGTGCTCAGAACTAAAGCAACTTTATGTAGCTGTCACACGAACAAGGCAGAGATTGTGGATTTGTGAGAATACAGAGGAGTTCTGCAAACCTATGTTTGAATATTGGAAGAAAAAGTGTCTTGTCCAAGTCAGACAACTGGACTACTTACTTGCTCAGGCAATGCAAGTTGCTAGCAGTTCAGAGGAGTGGAGGTCAAGGGGCATGAAG CTATATCATGATTGTAACTATGAAATAGCAACGATGTGCTTTGAAAGAGCTGGAGATACTTATTGGGAAAGGAGATCTAAGTCTGCTGGCCTTAGAGCCAAGGCTGACCGAATGCGGCATTTGAATCCTGAAGCAGCAAATGTTATACTTAGGGAAGCTGCTGATATATTTGAAGCAATAGGGATGTGTGATTCTGCTGCCCGTTGTTTTTGTGAGTCGGGGGAGTATGAAAGAGCAG GCAggctttatttagaaaaatgtgGGGAGTCAAAGCTGGAAAAGGCTGGGGAATGCTTTTCTCTAGCGGGATGTTATGAACTTGCAGCTGATGTTTATGCTAGGGGCTATTTTTTCCCAGAATGTTTAAAAGTTTGCTCCAAGGGAAAATTATTTGACAAGGGTTTCGAGTATATTCGGTATTGGGAACAAGATGCAACTATAGACGTTGGCATGGTTGGAAGAGGAAAAGTAATAGGAAAAATTAAACAAGAATTTCTAGAGGGTTGTGCTCTTCATTATTATGAGGTTAAAGATCACAGATTCATGATGAGGTTTGTTAAAGGTTTTCATTCCACAGAATCGATGCGCAAGTTTTTGAAGCCTCTGGGTTGCTTTGATGAGCTTTTGTTGTTGGAAGAAGAACTGGGCAACTTCTTAGAGGCAGCAAACATTGCGAAACTAAGAGGGGAGATTCTAAAAGCTTCTGATCTCCTTGGGAAGGCGGGGAATTTCAAAGAAGCATCCATGCTAATTCTCCTCTTTGTGTTGTCCAGCTCATTATGGACGGCTGGAAGTAAAGGCTGGCCTTTAAAGCAGTTTACAGAGAAGCAAGAGCTTTTGGCAAAAGCAAAGTCATTTGCTAAGAACGAGTCCAACAACTTCTATGCTTGTGTTTGTACAGAGGCTGATGTTTTATCAAACGAGAAGACTAGTGTGTCCGTCATGAAAAATTCTTTGAATTCTTCTCAGAGACATAAGAGTGCTTGTGGTGAAATAATATCTGCTCGAAAAATTATAGATGCTCATCTTCATACGGACTTGTCAAAGTATATGTGGGaagattattttgtttttgatcgAATAAAGCATTCGGATCAGATGATCTCCAGAAATCAGATTTCTGTAGAAACACTTGTTCacttttggaatttttggaaaGATCATGTTGTGAACATTTTCAAGTATCTCAGAAGTCTTGAAACCCAAGATCTTAATGAATATAAACAATATGGAGGTTTCTGTTTGAATTACATGGGAGTGTGGAGACAGTTCCGTGAACATAACGCAATCTATCTTTTGCTCAACCCTGGTGCTGATTGGGTGAGAGATTGGGATAATCGATTCCTTCATCAGAATGGAAAGTTGGTTTCTATTGATGCTCGCCATTTAGCTTCAACTGCTCGAAGTTACTGGTCTTCAGAAATACTTTCTGTTGGCCTGCAGGTTTTGGAGAATCTTGAAGCTCTTTATAATCTCTCATTAAAGAATAACCTCTCCATGTTCTGCCAAAGTAGATCGCTTACTCATATATATGAGGTTGCAAAGTCTCTTTTGGAATCCAAATATCTCGAATGCGGGTACCAAGATGCCAAGGCATTACAGAGATTTGTCAAATTTTCTGCTGAGTCTTTCTTTGGCTATGTATTTCCTCTAGATTGGCGAAAATCATTGGCAGAGAACATGTTTTCTCTGAGAGGGAGTGAAGTTTCTAAGAATTTACTACAGCAAGTGATATTGGAAAACATCAGCTCGAGGGGCAAGCTAACTTGTGGGAAAATTGGAAGAGTCGTGATGATAATTCTTGGATTGGGTAAGCTAAACAATGATTTGTATGagaagattttaaaattgtttgatGGTATAGATGGGAACCCACCCTGGAAAACAGTCATTCAGAATCTTTGTGGGAATGTTGATATTTCATTTCCACACGCTACTGTGCCTGACAATATCAGTAAATCTCCAAGAGAGTGGTCTCTTCTATTCAGGCTCCATGAAGCTTTGAAGGATACCTTTAACGCCAACTGGATGAAAGAAAATGACTACATATCTCCCGGTTGTTTCTTGTATCTTGTTGAGCGCCTATTGATCTTGGCATCCTCCTTCCATGGTTACTTCATCACTTCGATGTCTTCTTTTGTTGAATGGTTTATCTACGAAGAGGTAGATAACAGCCCAAATTCCACTTTTGTTTCTGAAGTGCAACCTTTCCTAGGAGGAATCTATGAGTCAATTATCAATTTTGTTCGGCAGCTTCTTTGTAATAAGAAGGAGACACTTGAATGGATCAGAAGGTCTAATATTAATGCGAAGGATTACTATCCGCTGCTGGTGTTCAGATTGGTTGCTATAATATGTTTGGTTTATCTGAACTCTGGGAGCTTTTTGGATTCACTTTCTGAATTGCTTGGTAGGAGCTATATCACTGAGCAACTTCCATCCGAATTTTATGATATGCTTGGGAGAAGAGGGAAACATTTACATATGAATGTAAATGTGCTTGCTGAAGCATTTAAGGTCCACAATCCTCTTGTAATTGTGAGTCTGGGAAAGAATTGTTCGCAATATTCATGTCCAGATGCCATTTTTGTTGATATGACGGCAAAGCCATCTTGGGAGGACATGTTGAGAGTCCTGCGTCTTCGGACAGTCGAAGCCTCTCGAGGTCAAATTGGAGCTGTTGAAGTGGGTGCAACTTGTCAAATTGTATGA